CGTTTGTGCATGTCGTTGGTCGGCCCTTTCCGGCTGATCCATGCGGCGTTATCACCCCTGGTGGCGCTCCTGAGCCGCCTGGCCAACGGGCTGCTTCGCTGGACGGGCGGAAGGACGTTTACCGGACACTTGTTTGGCACGCGCGAGGAATTCCGGCTCGTGATGCAGGAGTCGGCGCAGACCTTCAGTTCGGAGGAACGGTGGATGATCAACCGTGTGCTTGATTTGCAACACCTGACCGTCGATCGGATCACGGTGCCCCTGGAAAAGGCGACTGTTGTCGCATGGCAGACACCCATGTCGGAAGTACTGCGGTTGTGCCGCGAGCGCAATCTGACCCGGCTGCCGGTCTGGCAGGCGAATGGAGACCCGCTCCGCGTGGCAGGCGTGGTCAGTTTGAAAACCCTGCTGTATCAAAGCGATCTGGACCCGGACAAATCGGCCGGGGACCACGTGAAGCCGGCACTTTATGTGGACCACAAAATGCGCGCGGAGGAGGCGTTGCGCCGCATGCAGCGGAGCGGCCAGCGGCTGGCCATCGTGCTCGGACGCGACCAACGCGAACTGGGGATTGTCAGCCTCCAGGACATTCTGAAGTTCATTTTTGGAGAAGTGAGTTTGTGATATGCCTCACGAAACAGGCAGTTCGATTTTGTTGAACCTTCTCGCCGTCGCCGGGCTGGTGTTGTTAAACGGGTTTTTCGTGGCCGCGGAACTGGCACTGGTGAAAATCCGCGGCACGCAGCTCGACACGCTCATTCTTAAAAGGCACCGCCGCGCGAAGATCGCGCGGCAACTGGTTCAAAACCTCGATGCAGCCATCGGCGCCACCCAACTGGGTATCACCCTGGCGAGCCTGGGACTGGGGGTGTTGGTGGAGCCGGTGTTCAATGCGCTGCTGACGCCGGTCTACACGGGGTTGAACGTGCAATCCGAGACTGTCCGCCACACGGTGGCAATCATTACCGGCTTCCTGGTAAACACGTTTCTGCTGATTGTGGTCGGCGAGCTGGCGCCCAAGGCGATCGCCATCCGCAAGACACTGCCGGTTGCCCTGTGGACGGCGCAACCGCTGGTCTGGTTCGGCCGGGTCACCTACCCATTCATCTGGTTGTTAAATCGTTCCGCGCAATGGTTGCTCGGCCGCCTCGGCGTCGAGGCCGCCCGGGAGAGCGACCGCAGTCATTCCGAGGAAGAACTGCGGCTGTTGTTTATGGCCTCGCAGAAACAGTCGATGACGACGCGCCTGGGCCGGGACATCGTTTTGAACGCGCTCGACCTGCGGCATCGCGTCGCGCGGGACGTGATGCGCCCGCGCAAGGAAATCGTTGCGCTCGACACCGCGGCCACGACCGTGGAATGCATTGATATCGCGGAGAAGACGCGGTATTCGCGCTTTCCATTGTGCGAGCAGGGTGACCTCGACAAAACCAGCGGTGTTATTCATATCAAGGATCTATACGCGATGCGGATCAAAGCGCGCGTTGGCGCGGATCTGCTTCCCGTCTGCCGGAAGCTGATTTACGCGGCGGAAACCGTGCCCCTGGAAAAGCTCCTGCACCTGTTCCTGGAGCGAAAGCTGCATTTCGCCATCGTCGTGGACGAGTATGGCGGCACAGTCGGCATGGTGACGCTGGAAAACATTCTGGAGGAACTGGTCGGCCAGATTCAGGACGAGTTCGACCAGGAGAAACCCTTGCTGGTCAACAAGGACGAGCACACCTGGGAACTCGATGGCGCGCTGCCATTGCACGAACTTGCGGACGTCGTTGGCGAACCGGTGCAGGCGGAGGGCATTACCACCACGAGCGGATGGGTGACGCACCGGCTCGGGGGATTTCCGAAGCCGGGCGACACGCTCGCGCTGGGTGCGTACGAATTGCGGGTCCAGGAAACGGACGGAACGAAAGTGGGAAAACTGAAACTCACCCGTCGGCTTGAGATTGCGGATGATGGGACAACATCCATGCCTTCAATTTGAACCAGAATGCGTCTCAAAACTAAAAGCGCAGCTTGGTGTGCCGGTCGAACATTCGCGGTGATGGGTGCGGTTTTAGCAACGTTGATTACCCGGGGCGCCGCAGTTGAGCTTGGCGGAGCGGTCATCGTGACGCCGGAAAGTCCATCCCGTCTGGAAAAGAATGCTGTGACGATGTTGATCGAGGAAGTGGAAAAACGGTCCGGGATCCGCTGGGTCGTCGGGTCAAAGTGGCCGGATTCGTCACAAACGGTCATCGCCATCGGTGTGGCGTCGAAACAGAATTCCTTTGCCGGGGAATACGCCAGCGGGTTGTCAAAGGATCGAAAGGTTGAAGGCGCGGAAGGCTACCGCATCCACATTAAACAAGGCCGGCGCGCTCCTGTTGTATTTGTCATCGGCAATGACGACCGCGGCGTTGTATTTGGCGTCGGCCGCTTGCTGCGCGGTCTGCGCATGCGCGCTGGCGCTGTGAATCTACGGGACGATTTTGATGTTGCAACCGCACCCAAATACCGCTTGCGCGGACACCAGCTGGGCTACCGGCCCAAGACCAATTCCTATGATGCGTGGGACGTTGCGCGCTGGGAACAGTACATCCGTGATCTGGTGGTGTTCGGCTCCAACGCCATTGAGTTGATTCCGCCGCGCTCGGATGACAATTCATCGAGCCCGCACTTTCCACTGCCGCCGATGGAGATGATGGCGCAAATGTCCCGGCTGGCGGACGAGTATGGCCTCGACGTTTGGATCTGGTATCCGGCAATGGACGCGAACTACGGGGACGAGAAAACAGTGGAGTTTGCGCTCCGTGAGTGGGGTGAGGTCTTCAAAAAACTGCCCCGGGTTGATGCCGTCTTTGTGCCGGGCGGCGATCCGGGCCACACGCAACCAAAAGTTCTGATGGGTTTGCTTGAAAAGCAGGTTGAGAACCTCCACCGGTATCACCCCAAGGCGCAGATGTGGGTCTCACCGCAGAGCTTCAATCAGAAGTGGCTCGATGAGTTTATTGCCATTCTCCGCGACCAGCGGCCGGGCTGGCTGAGCGGCGTGGTTTACGGTCCACAAGTCCGTATCAGCTTGTCGCAATTGCGTCTTGCGATTCCTCAAAAATATCCGATCCGCCATTATCCCGACATCACTCACAGCTGGCGTTGTGAGTATCCCGTGCCGGACTGGGACTCGGCCTTTGCGGCGACCGAGGGTCGCGAGCCAATCAATCCGCGCCCGCTGGACGAGGCGACGATCTTCCGTCTGACGCAACCTGACACCATCGGTTTTCTCACCTACTCGGAAGGTTGCAATGATGACGTGAACAAGGCCGTCTGGAGCGCGCTTGGCTGGGATCCCGATGTCAATGTCACCAACGTTCTGCGCGACTACAGCCGTTATTTCATCGGTGATCGCTACACCGAAGATTTCGCCCAAGGTTTGCTGGCGCTGGAACGGAACTGGCGCGGTGCGTTGTTAACGAACAAAGGCGTCTTCGCGACGTTGAAAAAGTTTCAGGCGATGGAGGCATCGGCTTCTCCGCGACTCAAGGGCAACTGGCGGTTTCAACAGGCGCTTTATCGCGCTTATTATGACGCCTACACACGCGGCCGGCTCCTTTACGAGACCGGGCTTGAAGACAAGGCGATAACAAAACTGCGCGGCGCAAAACATCTCGGCTCGCTCGCGGTGATGTCGGAAGCGGAATCAATCCTGGAGCGGGGCATGATAAGTCGCGAGTTGACCCGGTGGCGTGCCCGCGTGTTCGAACTGGCTGGGGCGCTGTATCGCAGCATCGGAATGCAGTTGAGCGTCCCGCTCTACAAGGCTGAAGCGGTGGATCGTGGCGCAAATCTCGACAACATTGACGTGCTATTGAACGATCGGAAATGGCTGGGTCAACAATTCGCGGAGATTCACAATCTACCCGACGAACAGCGCCGGCTCGGGCGCATCGAACAAATCCTTCATTGGACCGATCCCGGCTCCGGTGGCTACTACGATGATCTCGGGAATCCGCTGCGGCAGCCACATCTGGTTCGTGGACCTGGCTTTGAGAAGGACCCGGCGTCCCTGCGGTCATCGTTTGTGGACTTCGGATACAAGGGCGGTCGTGTTTCCTGGTGGAATAATGCCGGGTCACTCTATGACGAGCCGCTCCAGTTGCATTATGACCGGCTTGATTCTCACACCCGTTACCGGCTTCGCGTAGTTTATGCGAGCGATATGCCGGGCCGCAAAATCCGCCTGGTCGCCAACGGGGGCATTGAAATCCATCCGTTCATGTCAAAGCCCGTTCCGCCGGAACCGCTCGAATTCGACATTCCCCTGGAAGCGACGAAAAATGGAGAGTTGACGCTGAGTTGGTACCGGGAACCGGGACTGGGCGACAATGGACGCGGTTGTCACGTTGCCGAGGTCTGGCTTCGTAAGAGATGAAAGGTCCACGATTCACCAGCGCGCGCCCCGGACGGCATAGACGGTCACGATTGCGTTGGCGACGACGCTGAAGCCGACGGCCGGCCACATCTGCCGCAGCGCGCAGCCGGTGATAAAATAAAAATTCAGCAGGAGCCACAACATGAGCGGATGGTAATCGGTCGGTTGTTTGACCGGCTGCTTGTTGATGAGCCACGGCGTCGTGAAAGCGAGGATGCCCAGCGCG
This is a stretch of genomic DNA from Candidatus Angelobacter sp.. It encodes these proteins:
- a CDS encoding CNNM domain-containing protein: MEYGVTIAVVLALSFALSFFMSGMEAGVFALSRLRIRQWVRAGKSRARVLHGYLEKPEDFLWTIMVGNTLANFVAVSLAVITLHRRYYSHPAAFWVIFLTGGFFFYALGELLPKMLFRAYPNRLCMSLVGPFRLIHAALSPLVALLSRLANGLLRWTGGRTFTGHLFGTREEFRLVMQESAQTFSSEERWMINRVLDLQHLTVDRITVPLEKATVVAWQTPMSEVLRLCRERNLTRLPVWQANGDPLRVAGVVSLKTLLYQSDLDPDKSAGDHVKPALYVDHKMRAEEALRRMQRSGQRLAIVLGRDQRELGIVSLQDILKFIFGEVSL
- a CDS encoding hemolysin family protein, whose amino-acid sequence is MPHETGSSILLNLLAVAGLVLLNGFFVAAELALVKIRGTQLDTLILKRHRRAKIARQLVQNLDAAIGATQLGITLASLGLGVLVEPVFNALLTPVYTGLNVQSETVRHTVAIITGFLVNTFLLIVVGELAPKAIAIRKTLPVALWTAQPLVWFGRVTYPFIWLLNRSAQWLLGRLGVEAARESDRSHSEEELRLLFMASQKQSMTTRLGRDIVLNALDLRHRVARDVMRPRKEIVALDTAATTVECIDIAEKTRYSRFPLCEQGDLDKTSGVIHIKDLYAMRIKARVGADLLPVCRKLIYAAETVPLEKLLHLFLERKLHFAIVVDEYGGTVGMVTLENILEELVGQIQDEFDQEKPLLVNKDEHTWELDGALPLHELADVVGEPVQAEGITTTSGWVTHRLGGFPKPGDTLALGAYELRVQETDGTKVGKLKLTRRLEIADDGTTSMPSI